GAGTTGAAGGACTTGGTAAAAAAAGAATTCAAGACTTGTTCAAAAAGTATAATACTATAAGTGAAATTGAACAAGCTGATCAAGAGGATTTATTCAAAATACTTAAAAATAAGAAAGCATTAGACAACTTAAACATATACTTAAAGAACCGAAAATAAATACAATTTTTGAAACAAATATTATATAATTAAAAAGTTAATGAATTAGGAGACAAACATGGCAAAAGAAATTATCTTAACTCAAGAAGGTATTGAGGAATTAAAACACGAATTAAAACACTTATTAGAAGTAGTTCGTCCACAAGTAATCGAAGAATTAGTAGAAGCACGTAACCAAGGTGATTTAAGTGAAAATGCTGACTATGATGCAGCACGTAATCGTCAAGCTGAAGTTGAAGCAAGAATTAAAGAACTTGAAGCAATGATTAGCAAAGCAAAATTAATTGAGGATTCTTCTACAACTGATGGAGCAATCAAAATTGGTTCAAAAGTTAAATTCATCATGTTAAATACTAAACAACAAAGAGAAGTTAAAATTGTTGGAGCTGTTGAAGCAGATCCGTTCAAAGGCTTAATTTCAAATGAATCGCCAATTGCAAAAGCAATCTTGGGTAAAAAAGTTGGGGAATCTGTTGAAGTTAAAGATATCAATTTACCTTACTCAATTGAAATCAAAGAAGTTAATTAATAATTACCCTTGTGGGTAATTTTATTTTAAGGAGAGTTATGAGAAACCAATCAACATTTAAAAATAACAAACCAACTATTTATTTAATAGGTACACCTATTGGAAATTTAGAAGATATAAGTTTTAGAGCACTAGATACTCTTAAAAAGGTTGATGTTATTTGTTGTGAAGACACAAGAACCAGCCAAACCTTTTTAAAGAAATATGACATTAATAAAAAACTTGTTTCACTTCATAAATATAATGAGGCTGAAAGAATTAATGAAATAATAAGAGTTTTAGAAAATCAAAATGATGTAGCAATAATTAGCGATGCAGGTTGTCCTGCTATTAGTGATCCAGGAGCAAACTTTATTAAGCAAATTTTAAATGTTTATGATTGTAACGTGACTAGTGTTAATGTTGGTCCTGCATATATTCATGCAATCGTTGCTAGTGGATATACGGCAAAAGAAAATTACTTTCATGGATTTTTAGAAAACAAAAGTGATAAATCAAAGTTTAATGAATTAAAAGATATGTTAAGTAAAAATTCAAATTCTATAATAAGTTTTTATGAATCAGTTCATAGACTAAAAGACACGATTTTTAAAATGAATGAAATTTTAAATTCAGACCAAAGTGTATTGATAGGCAGGGAATTAACAAAATTAAATGAACAATATATTCAAGGTGAAATCTCAGATGTTAATGCTTTTGTTCAAAGTGAAGAACTTGTTTTAAAAGGCGAATTTGTTGTTGTTGTTGATTCTCAAAAAAAACAAATTGATATTATCAATGATGATGAAATAATTTTATTAGTTGAAGAAGAAATAAAACAAGGATACAAGTTGAAGCAAGCATGTGATATTGTTGGCGCAAAGATTAATAAATCTAAAAATGAGGTTTATCAAATATTTATTAAAAAGTAGATTTTCAATTGACAAATCAACGTAATTTTAAGATAATAAAAACGTTATCTTTTATGGCGCCGGTGGTGAAGTGGTTAACACATCAGGTTGTGGCTCTGACATTCGCGGGTTCAATTCCCGTTCGGCGCCCCATTTAAGCAAAAAACAAGCAGGTAGTAATACCTGCTTTTTATTTTAATCCATATAATCCACCATGAAGAACAAATACATTAGGATAACCTTTTTGTCTATATGTTTTAGCAGTTAGACCGCTTCGCGAACCATAATTGCAAACTATAATTAATTTTTCATTTTTATCAGGAAAAAGTTGTTCAGCTTTTCTTACAACTCCAGGGTATGGAATATTATAAGAGCCTTGGTAGCTTAAGCCAGTCATTTTATCTTCACCAACGCTACGAACATCAATAACTTTGTATCCTTGTTCAATAAATTTATAAAAATCATTTTTATTTATTTCATAATTATTCATAATTCAATCCTTTTATATAAATATTATCTCACTAATAAGTTAAAATTATTAAAAGAATAATGTGGGGGTTTTATGAAAAAGATATATATTGCAAATGATCATACTGCTATTGAAATGAAGAATGCTATTAAAAAACACTTAGTAGGGCAAGGGTTTGAAGTTGTAGATTTAGGTAATAATGATGGAACATCATGTAACTATGCAAATATTGGAATCACTTTAGCTGAAGCTGTAGTTTCTGATACCAATAGCAAAGGTATTGCATTATGTGGCACAGGTATTGGAATTAGTATTGCTGCAAATAAAGTTAAGGGAGCAAGAGCTGGATTAGTTTATGAAGTTCAAACAGCAGAATTAACAAGACAACATAATGATGCAAATATTTTAGCAACTGGAGCTAGATTGATTGCAATTGAAAAGGCACTTTTATTAGTAGATACTTTTTTAAGTACTGAATTTGAAGGTGGAAGACATAAAGAAAGAGTAGGTACATTAGATGAGTACAATAAATAAAAACATTTTAGAATCACTTAGAGGTGAGTTAAAAAGACAACAAGATCATATAGAATTAATTGCTAGTGAAAACTATGTTAGTGAAGCAGTCCTACAATTATCAGGAAGTATTTTAACAAATAAATATGCAGAAGGATATCCAGACAAAAGATATTATGGCGGATGTGAATTTGTTGATCAAATTGAAAAGCAAGGAATAGAGTTAGCTAAAAAAATATTCAATGCTGAACATGCTAACTTACAACCTCATTCAGGAAGCCAAGCTAATGAAGCTGTTTATCGTGCATTATTACAAAATGGAGACAAAATAGTTTCAATGAGTTTAGATGCAGGTGGTCACTTAACACATGGATACCCAATTAACTTTTCAGGAAATAACTATGACTTCAAATTTTATGGAGTAAATAAGGAAACTGAAGAAATTGATTTTGAAGAAGTGAGAAGAGTTGTCTTAGAGCATAAACCAAAATTAATTGTTGCAGGTGCTAGCGCATATTCAAGAATTATTGATTTCAAAAAATTTAAAGAAATTGCAGATGAAGTTGGAGCTTTATTAATGGTTGATATGGCTCATATTGCAGGTTTAGTTGCAGGAGGGGTTCACCCAAATCCAATGGAATATGCTGATGTTGTCACAACAACAACTCATAAAACTTTAAGAGGTGCTAGAGGTGGAATGATTTTATCAAAAGCAGAAATTGGTAAAAAGATTGACTCGGCTGTTTTCCCAGGAACTCAAGGAGGTCCTTTAGAAAATCAAATTGCAGGAAAAGTACAAGCTTTATATGAAGCCGACACTCCTGAATTCAAAAAATATGTTCAACAAGTAGTAGAAAACTCAAAAGCATTTGCTAAAGCATTAGCCGATAATGGGATGCGCTTAATTGCTAATGGAACAGATAATCACTTAATTAATTTAGATGTTAAAAATACTTTAAATGTAACAGGTAAAGATGCAGAAAAAATACTTGAAAGTATTGGAATAGTTTCAAATAAAAATATGATTCCATTTGATACAGAAAAACCTTTTGTAACTAGTGGTATTAGAGTTGGAACAGCAGCAATGACAACGAGAGGATTCAAAGAAAACGAATTTAGAGAAGTTGCTAGAATTATTGCTAGTGCCCTAAAAGATCAATCACAAAATAACTTAGATAAACTAGCAATTGAAGTTGCAAATTTATGTAAGCAATTCCCAATTTACGAACAATTATCATATTAATGCTTTATAATATTAATAATTTGGACAAATAAGGGGGAAAATGAATATGGCATTTACAGAGTTAAAACATCCTTTGATAATTGATAAATTATCAAGAATGCGTAGAAAAGAAACATCATCAAAAGATTTTAGGGAAAATCTTAATGAAATAGCTCAATTGATGGTTTATGAAATCTTCAGAGATTTAGAACTTAAACCAATTGAAATTGAAACACCAATGACAAAAACAACAGGTTATACAATTGATAAACCAATTGTGTTAGTTCCAATTTTAAGAGCCGGTATAGGAATGTTAGATGGAATTCAAAAATTAATTCCAACAGCAAGAATAGCTCATATTGGGCTTTATCGTGATGAAAAAACTTTAGAAATTCATCAATATTTTGCAAAGAAAACTGAATCGATTGATGAAAGCTATGTAATAATAGTTGATCCAATGCTAGCAACTGGTGGAAGTGCTAACAAAGCAATCAACATTGTTAAAGGTTGAGGGGTCAAAAATATTAAGTTTGTTTGCTTGGTAGCTGTTGAGCCAGGAATAAGTAATGTCTTAGAAAAACACCCAGATGTAGAAATATATGCAGCATCAAAAGATGAAAAACTTTCAGATAAAGGATATATCATACCAGGTCTAGGAGATGCTGGTGATAGAATATTTGGAACAAAGTAAAATAGAAATTTTCTTTTAAAAAAACTCCTTAATTTGGAGTTTTTTTACTTTTTCCAGTTTTGTTTTATTTTTTCTTTATAGGAGTAGAATATTAAAGAACGTAGTAGGCGAGGTGCTACTTGAATGGAATTAAAAAGTATATATAAAAACTGGTTCAAAAACCCTGCATTAACAATTATATTTATAATTAGCTTTTTAACAGGAATGACAATCACTTTGTTATTTGTGTTAAAAATTATTAGTTATAGTTGATTAACAGGTTGGGTTTTAGGTTTAACTTCGTTTTTAGTTGGTATTTTTATTAGTAAGAAGTCAGTTGTTCTTCTTCTTGAAAATGAAAATCATTTTTTATTTTACTTTTTCTTTTTATTAAGAATAGGTGCTTACGCCACTCCGTTATTTATTGCTTTTTTTAATAACAATATTATTTTTGATTATAGAGGTGTATTAGTTGGCCTTAGCCCAATTTTACTATTGCCTTTTACAAATCATAAAATCTTAAATATTAAAAGTTATTAGAAATTTAAGGAGGGTTCAAATTGGACAATATGTTTGAAGGTTTATGATCTTTGACAACACAGTTTAGTGCAATCATCATTACCACAATTCTTATTTGTGCTATTTGTATTACTTATAACATTAAAGTGAGAGGGCAAGAAGAAGATAAAGAATTATCTGGAATGATTGTTATTATCGATATGTTTGTTTCTTCAGTTGAAAACTTAGTTGTTTCAATCATGGGGAAAAAATATCGTAAATTGACTCCATACTTTTTATACATTTGTTTGTATATCATAGTAGGATCATTGGTTTCATTACTTGGTTTTGAATCACCTTCTTCTTCATACACAATTACTTTATCAATGGCTTTTGTTACATTTGTGATGATTTATTATTTTGCATTTAAATATCAAAAATGAGCTTATCTAAAAAGATATATAAATCCAATTGAAATATTTACACAATTTACACCATTATTATCTATGTCTTTCCGTCTATTTGGTAACCTTTTAGGTGGATCAATTATTTTAGGATTAGTGTACGCATTGTTTATTGGTTTCCAAAGTAGTTGAGCACATGGGACAATTAGTTTTGGAGACGAAGGAATGCACTGACCATCATTCGGAATATGAAATGCAGGTGTTTTAGAAGACGACAATGCTTGAAAGATGCAGTATACATACTGATGATCAGGGGTTAATATTTTCACAAGTGCTATAACTCCATTTTTACATATGTACTTTGATATGTTTGATGCTGTTATCCAAGCTGTTGTATTTACAATGTTATCGCTTTCATACTGAGCAGAAGGTATGGGAGAGGAACAAGAGTTAACTCACAAAGGTGAGGGTAGAAATAGTTCAAAAAAAACTCAAAAATTGAAAAAAATAGAATTACAAAAATAAAATAAAAGGAGAATTATTATTTATGTTATTTACAGATTACATGGCAAATTTTTTAGTGGGATACTTTAATGTATTATCAAGTATTATGCCTTTATTAGCAGAATCAACTTCAACAGGTGATGGTCTTAAATTATTAGGAGCTGGAGTTGCTATTGTTGGGGTTGCTGGAGCAGGAATCGGACAAGGTGCTGTTGGACAAGGTGCATGTATGGCAATCGGAAGAAACCCAGAAATGGCACCAAAAATTACTTCAACTATGATTATTGCAGCGGGGATTGCAGAATCAGGAGCTATTTACGCTTTAGTTGTTGCTATTTTATTAATTTTCGTAGCTTAAGAAATATAAAGAAAGAAGGGTGTGTTAAATGATATTTATCGCAGAAACACAAACAGCTGGAGTTCCAGAAATCATAACATCTTTATTTCCTAACTTGCCAAACTTTATTGCGCATGTTATAGCTACAATTGTTTTAATAGTTATATTATCAAAATTGATGTATAAACCATTTAGAAAAACTATTAAAGACAGAAGAAACAAAATAAATGAATTATTAAGCGAGGCTGTGCAAAAGCAAACAGAAGCAAATATGGGTGTTAAAAAAGCCGAAGCATTATTGCAAGACGCTAAAACAGAATCTTCATTAATTATTCAAACTTCAAAAGTTGATGCTGATATTCAAAAAACTCACATCATTAATGAAGCTCACAAATATGCTGACATTATTAAGAATCAAGCAGAAAAAGACATCGCTCAAGAAAGATCAAAAATTGAAGCAGAAATTAAAACAACAATAGTTAATGTTGCGTTTGATGCTGCTGAACAGATTTTACAAAAAGAAATCAATAAAACTAAAAACAAAGAAATTGTTGATGAGTTTATTGAAAACCTTGATAAATAATTATGGTTTTAAAAGATAACGTTATTGATAATTGAGCAAATGCTTTAACAAAAATTGCTGTAAAAGAAAACAAAGTCAAAAAAATGTTAGAACAAGCACATGTGCTAATTGAAGTTCTAAAAAATAAAAATGAATTTGTTGATATTCTTACTTTTAAATCAGCACACGATGAAGAAAAAAGAATCAAAATAATTGATGATACTTTTGGTCAATTTAACATTGATCAAGATATCATGAACGCTTTTAAAATATTAGTTCATATGCAGGCATTTGTCAATGCTAGAGATATTTTAAAAAGATTAAGAGGAAAACTTGTTGAATTAGACAATATGACTTATGGTGTAGTTTGGTCTACTGAAGAAATCTCAGCTAAACAAATTAAGGAAATTGAAGAAAAAATGTCTAAAAAAATTAATAAGGAAGTTAAATTGGTTAACAAAATTGACCCTAAATTAATTGCAGGTATTCAAGTAGTTGTTCATAACAAAGTTTATGATGGCTCATTAAGAAGTAAACTTGATGAAATGAAATATCAAGTATTGAAAGAAAAATAGGAGGTTTAATATATGGCATTAAATATTAAAGAAATCTCTGAAGTTATTGAAAAACAAATAAAAAACTATGGTAAAGACATTATCGAAGCTGAGCAAGGTAGTGTTGTTACTATTGGGGATGGTGTTTCTTTAATTTACGGATTAGACAAAGCTTTAATGGGTGAATTATTAATTTTCCCTAATGATGTTTATGGTATGGTTTTAAGTCTTGAAGAAGGTGCAGTTGGTGCTGTTATTCTTGGGGACTATAAACTTATCAAAGAAGGTGACATTGTTAAACGTACAGGTAAAGTTGTTGAAACACCTGTTGGTGATGCAATGATTGGTAGAGTTGTTAATGCATTAGGTCAACCAATTGATAACAATGGACCAATCAAAACTAAAAAATTTAAACCAGTTGAAAAAATTGCAACTGGAGTTATGGCTCGTAAATCAGTTAGTCAACCTTTAGAAACAGGTATTCTAGGAATTGATGCTTCTATTCCAATTGGAAAAGGTCAACGTGAGTTAATCATTGGTGACCGTCAAACTGGTAAAACAGCTGTTGCTATTGATACAATAATTAATCAAAAAGGTAAAAATGTTAAATGTATTTATGTATCAATTGGACAAAAAGATTCAACAATTGCGCAAGTTGTTGAAAAGCTTAAAAAATATGGTGCAATGGAATATACTACTGTTGTTAATGCAGGAGCTAGTGATTCAGCACCATTACAATACTTAGCACCTTATACAGGTGTAACTATTGGTGAAGAATGAATGGAAAATGGCGAAGATGTTTTAATTGTTTATGATGACTTGTCTAAACATGCGGTAGCTTACCGTGAAATGTCTCTTCTATTAAGAAGACCACCAGGTCGTGAAGCTTACCCTGGTGATGTTTTCTACTTACACTCACGTCTTTTAGAAAGAGCAGCTAGAGTTAATGAAAAATTTGGTGGTGGATCAATTACAGCACTACCTATTATCGAAACTCAAGCAAGTGATATTTCAGCATATATTCCAACAAACGTTATTTCAATTACTGATGGACAAATTTTCTTATCAAGTGATTTATTCATGGCAGGTATTAGACCAGCTATTAATATTGGTCCTTCAGTTTCTAGGGTTGGTTCATCAGCACAAATTAAAGCTGTTAAACAAGTCTCAGGAACATTGAAATTGGAACTAGCACAATACTATGAATTGGAAGCTTTTTCAAAATTTGGTTCAGACTTAGACGAATCAACAAAAGCTACTTTAGATCATGGGGCAAGAATTATCCAAATGTTAGTTCAACGTCAATATTCACCTTTAAATCAAATAGATGAAGCAATTATTTTATTTGCAATTAAATCTCACTTAATTAAATGAATTCCTTTAGAAAACATTAGAGATTTCAAAACTGAAATAATTACATTCTTTAATAATGAAAAAGAGGCGAAAGCTTTAAAAGCTGAATTAGCTAAAAAACTTGAATGAAGCGCTGATCTTGAAAGTGGAATTCAAAAAGAAATTGAAAAATTAGTTGTTAAATTCACTTCTACTTTAAATAACTACAACCCAACTATTTTTGGGGATGAAAAAGAATTTAAAAAATTAGGTAAGTAATGGCAAATTTAAGTAATTTAAAAACACAAATTTCAAATACTCAAGATATCGGTAAAATTACTAATGCGATGCAATTAGTTGCAAGTGCAAAATTACGCCGTATTGGTAAAAAAGTTACTGAAACTCAAGAATATGTATCTGAAGTTTATTCAATTTTTAATGAAATAATTAAACATTCAAGTGAATCAATTTATTTAAAAAATTCTACTAATGATATTAAAAAAACTTTATGAGT
The Mesoplasma entomophilum DNA segment above includes these coding regions:
- the greA gene encoding transcription elongation factor GreA: MAKEIILTQEGIEELKHELKHLLEVVRPQVIEELVEARNQGDLSENADYDAARNRQAEVEARIKELEAMISKAKLIEDSSTTDGAIKIGSKVKFIMLNTKQQREVKIVGAVEADPFKGLISNESPIAKAILGKKVGESVEVKDINLPYSIEIKEVN
- the rsmI gene encoding 16S rRNA (cytidine(1402)-2'-O)-methyltransferase; amino-acid sequence: MRNQSTFKNNKPTIYLIGTPIGNLEDISFRALDTLKKVDVICCEDTRTSQTFLKKYDINKKLVSLHKYNEAERINEIIRVLENQNDVAIISDAGCPAISDPGANFIKQILNVYDCNVTSVNVGPAYIHAIVASGYTAKENYFHGFLENKSDKSKFNELKDMLSKNSNSIISFYESVHRLKDTIFKMNEILNSDQSVLIGRELTKLNEQYIQGEISDVNAFVQSEELVLKGEFVVVVDSQKKQIDIINDDEIILLVEEEIKQGYKLKQACDIVGAKINKSKNEVYQIFIKK
- a CDS encoding rhodanese-like domain-containing protein, with amino-acid sequence MNNYEINKNDFYKFIEQGYKVIDVRSVGEDKMTGLSYQGSYNIPYPGVVRKAEQLFPDKNEKLIIVCNYGSRSGLTAKTYRQKGYPNVFVLHGGLYGLK
- the rpiB gene encoding ribose 5-phosphate isomerase B, yielding MKKIYIANDHTAIEMKNAIKKHLVGQGFEVVDLGNNDGTSCNYANIGITLAEAVVSDTNSKGIALCGTGIGISIAANKVKGARAGLVYEVQTAELTRQHNDANILATGARLIAIEKALLLVDTFLSTEFEGGRHKERVGTLDEYNK
- a CDS encoding serine hydroxymethyltransferase; the encoded protein is MSTINKNILESLRGELKRQQDHIELIASENYVSEAVLQLSGSILTNKYAEGYPDKRYYGGCEFVDQIEKQGIELAKKIFNAEHANLQPHSGSQANEAVYRALLQNGDKIVSMSLDAGGHLTHGYPINFSGNNYDFKFYGVNKETEEIDFEEVRRVVLEHKPKLIVAGASAYSRIIDFKKFKEIADEVGALLMVDMAHIAGLVAGGVHPNPMEYADVVTTTTHKTLRGARGGMILSKAEIGKKIDSAVFPGTQGGPLENQIAGKVQALYEADTPEFKKYVQQVVENSKAFAKALADNGMRLIANGTDNHLINLDVKNTLNVTGKDAEKILESIGIVSNKNMIPFDTEKPFVTSGIRVGTAAMTTRGFKENEFREVARIIASALKDQSQNNLDKLAIEVANLCKQFPIYEQLSY
- the upp gene encoding uracil phosphoribosyltransferase, coding for MAFTELKHPLIIDKLSRMRRKETSSKDFRENLNEIAQLMVYEIFRDLELKPIEIETPMTKTTGYTIDKPIVLVPILRAGIGMLDGIQKLIPTARIAHIGLYRDEKTLEIHQYFAKKTESIDESYVIIVDPMLATGGSANKAINIVKGWGVKNIKFVCLVAVEPGISNVLEKHPDVEIYAASKDEKLSDKGYIIPGLGDAGDRIFGTK
- a CDS encoding MG406 family protein, translating into MELKSIYKNWFKNPALTIIFIISFLTGMTITLLFVLKIISYSWLTGWVLGLTSFLVGIFISKKSVVLLLENENHFLFYFFFLLRIGAYATPLFIAFFNNNIIFDYRGVLVGLSPILLLPFTNHKILNIKSY
- a CDS encoding F0F1 ATP synthase subunit A yields the protein MFEGLWSLTTQFSAIIITTILICAICITYNIKVRGQEEDKELSGMIVIIDMFVSSVENLVVSIMGKKYRKLTPYFLYICLYIIVGSLVSLLGFESPSSSYTITLSMAFVTFVMIYYFAFKYQKWAYLKRYINPIEIFTQFTPLLSMSFRLFGNLLGGSIILGLVYALFIGFQSSWAHGTISFGDEGMHWPSFGIWNAGVLEDDNAWKMQYTYWWSGVNIFTSAITPFLHMYFDMFDAVIQAVVFTMLSLSYWAEGMGEEQELTHKGEGRNSSKKTQKLKKIELQK
- the atpE gene encoding ATP synthase F0 subunit C — encoded protein: MPLLAESTSTGDGLKLLGAGVAIVGVAGAGIGQGAVGQGACMAIGRNPEMAPKITSTMIIAAGIAESGAIYALVVAILLIFVA
- the atpF gene encoding F0F1 ATP synthase subunit B produces the protein MIFIAETQTAGVPEIITSLFPNLPNFIAHVIATIVLIVILSKLMYKPFRKTIKDRRNKINELLSEAVQKQTEANMGVKKAEALLQDAKTESSLIIQTSKVDADIQKTHIINEAHKYADIIKNQAEKDIAQERSKIEAEIKTTIVNVAFDAAEQILQKEINKTKNKEIVDEFIENLDK
- a CDS encoding F0F1 ATP synthase subunit delta — encoded protein: MVLKDNVIDNWANALTKIAVKENKVKKMLEQAHVLIEVLKNKNEFVDILTFKSAHDEEKRIKIIDDTFGQFNIDQDIMNAFKILVHMQAFVNARDILKRLRGKLVELDNMTYGVVWSTEEISAKQIKEIEEKMSKKINKEVKLVNKIDPKLIAGIQVVVHNKVYDGSLRSKLDEMKYQVLKEK
- the atpA gene encoding F0F1 ATP synthase subunit alpha → MALNIKEISEVIEKQIKNYGKDIIEAEQGSVVTIGDGVSLIYGLDKALMGELLIFPNDVYGMVLSLEEGAVGAVILGDYKLIKEGDIVKRTGKVVETPVGDAMIGRVVNALGQPIDNNGPIKTKKFKPVEKIATGVMARKSVSQPLETGILGIDASIPIGKGQRELIIGDRQTGKTAVAIDTIINQKGKNVKCIYVSIGQKDSTIAQVVEKLKKYGAMEYTTVVNAGASDSAPLQYLAPYTGVTIGEEWMENGEDVLIVYDDLSKHAVAYREMSLLLRRPPGREAYPGDVFYLHSRLLERAARVNEKFGGGSITALPIIETQASDISAYIPTNVISITDGQIFLSSDLFMAGIRPAINIGPSVSRVGSSAQIKAVKQVSGTLKLELAQYYELEAFSKFGSDLDESTKATLDHGARIIQMLVQRQYSPLNQIDEAIILFAIKSHLIKWIPLENIRDFKTEIITFFNNEKEAKALKAELAKKLEWSADLESGIQKEIEKLVVKFTSTLNNYNPTIFGDEKEFKKLGK